From the genome of Epinephelus lanceolatus isolate andai-2023 chromosome 23, ASM4190304v1, whole genome shotgun sequence, one region includes:
- the LOC117249530 gene encoding interferon gamma-like, which produces MVATVRAVVCLSLWLSVCQVRGSHIPQEMNRTIQNLLQHYRIPTKERFNGKPVFSREPLTTKMEAKRVFMGGVLEAYEKLLGEMLKQLPTPSPQVAGNNQLPASAVTPAAGTASNGEVAAGGDLGKQLSYLLKKVTDLRKHRYNEQEKVLQGLRDLKDIQMDNRVVQSKALWELPWLYEEASSLSNIQRERRRRRRQTRRVKTHQRA; this is translated from the exons ATGGTTGCCACGGTGAGGGCAGTGGTCTGCCTGTCTCTCTGGCTGTCCGTCTGTCAGGTCAGAGGCTCCCACATCCCTCAGGAGATGAACAGAACCATCCAGAACCTCCTGCAGCACTAT AGGATTCCAACAAAAGAGAGATTTAACGGGAAGCCCGTCTTCTCCAGAGAACCACTGACCACCAAGATGGAG gctaagAGAGTGTTCATGGGCGGTGTTTTGGAGGCGTACGAAAAGCTGCTTGGCGAGATGTTGAAGCAGCTGCCCACCCCGAGTCCACAGGTCGCTGGGAACAACCAGCTCCCCGCCTCTGCCGTCACCCCCGCCGCCGGCACTGCCAGCAATGGTGAGGTGGCAGCGGGCGGAGACCTCGGGAAGCAGCTGAGCTACCTCCTGAAGAAGGTGACAGACCTGAGGAAACACCGGTACAACGAGCAGGAGAAGGTTCTGCAGGGACTGAGAGACCTCAAAGACATCCAG aTGGATAACCGTGTCGTCCAGAGCAAAGCATTGTGGGAGCTGCCGTGGCTGTACGAGGAGGCGAGCTCCCTGTCCAACAtccagagggagagaaggaggcgGCGACGGCAAACACGTAGGGTCAAAACTCATCAGAGAGCCTGA